A window of the SAR202 cluster bacterium genome harbors these coding sequences:
- a CDS encoding UDP-glucose/GDP-mannose dehydrogenase family protein, whose translation MKNKQDVRIAVLGLGHVGLPTALGMAEVGWTVIGADEYRDKAERIQSGDPTFYEPGLEELLKKHLDSGRFIVRKDVASAVKDSNVIFVCVGTPQKDDGAADLSHMEKVARTIAPNLNEYKVIIEKSTTPVQTAGRLKQSIIRYAAARSNGNGGSVDFDVAVNPEFLREGTAIYDVFNPDRIVIGVESEPAAKMMMDVYRPLVERIGKSMDSTIIVTDINAAEIIKHGSNAFLSMKISFANMVADLCEATGANIQDVTRGIGMDPRIGPRFLNAGIGYGGYCFPKDIRAFTYVASEHGVDFSLLREVEKINNARVGKFAAKVRQALWVVKGKNIAVWGLAFKPGTDDTREAPALAVVRALIEEGAHLRLHDPQANKEAMRDIPANPPSVVYCDSAEDAAAGADAVVLLTEWKDYLGVDLAKLRPAMEVPLIIDGRNLFDPAKVRGAGFEYYSVGRP comes from the coding sequence TTGAAAAACAAACAGGACGTTAGAATCGCGGTGTTGGGCCTTGGCCACGTTGGTCTGCCCACAGCTCTTGGCATGGCAGAGGTTGGCTGGACAGTCATCGGCGCCGACGAGTACCGGGACAAGGCGGAGAGGATCCAGAGTGGGGACCCGACCTTTTACGAGCCGGGCCTCGAAGAACTCCTCAAGAAGCACCTGGACTCCGGGAGGTTTATCGTCCGCAAGGATGTGGCCTCGGCGGTGAAGGACTCCAACGTCATTTTCGTGTGCGTGGGCACGCCTCAGAAAGACGATGGCGCCGCAGACCTTTCCCATATGGAGAAGGTGGCCCGGACTATCGCGCCGAATCTGAATGAGTACAAGGTGATTATCGAGAAGAGCACAACGCCCGTGCAGACTGCCGGGCGGCTGAAGCAAAGCATCATTCGTTATGCTGCCGCCCGTTCCAACGGCAACGGCGGCTCGGTGGACTTCGATGTGGCGGTCAACCCTGAGTTCCTGCGGGAGGGCACGGCCATTTACGACGTGTTCAACCCGGACAGGATTGTCATCGGGGTAGAGAGCGAGCCGGCGGCGAAGATGATGATGGACGTCTACCGACCCCTTGTTGAGCGGATCGGCAAGAGTATGGATTCCACGATCATAGTCACGGACATCAACGCCGCAGAGATTATCAAGCACGGTTCAAACGCGTTCCTGTCGATGAAGATTTCATTCGCGAATATGGTCGCCGACCTTTGCGAGGCGACGGGAGCGAACATCCAGGACGTGACGCGCGGCATCGGGATGGACCCGCGCATCGGCCCCCGCTTCCTGAATGCGGGCATAGGGTACGGCGGCTATTGCTTCCCGAAGGACATTCGCGCATTCACATACGTCGCCTCGGAGCACGGAGTGGACTTCTCTCTGTTGCGCGAGGTTGAGAAGATCAACAATGCGAGGGTGGGCAAGTTCGCTGCCAAGGTGCGGCAGGCGCTATGGGTGGTGAAGGGCAAGAACATCGCGGTGTGGGGCCTGGCGTTCAAGCCGGGAACGGACGATACGCGCGAGGCGCCGGCGCTGGCCGTGGTGCGGGCGCTGATCGAGGAAGGAGCGCACCTGCGCCTGCACGACCCGCAGGCCAACAAGGAGGCCATGCGCGATATCCCCGCGAACCCGCCGTCAGTGGTGTATTGCGACTCGGCAGAGGATGCGGCGGCAGGCGCTGACGCCGTGGTGCTGCTTACGGAGTGGAAGGACTACCTGGGCGTGGACCTGGCGAAGCTAAGGCCCGCGATGGAAGTACCTCTCATCATCGATGGCCGCAACCTGTTCGACCCCGCGAAAGTGCGGGGCGCAGGGTTTGAATACTACAGCGTCGGCAGGCCGTAG
- a CDS encoding lipopolysaccharide biosynthesis protein has protein sequence MACSESKKIEDPKPAAIEPGAAGDLSRRVLSAGTWTMAMRVVVSVAGTARVMVLARLLAPEDFGLISIALLVVGFLDSMAQTGFATALVQRKGDIRPYLDTAWTVQLVRGVVLAGAVALAAPVVSRFFDSPGAESIVRTMALVVLFKGLTNSAVVYFQRDLEFRKQSVLQIVHTMSDVAVSVGFGIALRDVRALVYGAVAASIALVVVSFIVHPYRPRPRIDFGKARELYSYGKWVFGTNVLKYFILNGDNAFVGRMLGTVALGHYQMAYRISQMPATEVGDLISRIMFPAWSKMQEDVDRLRAAYLRTVQVSTLVTLPLAGGVLVLADAFTRVVLTEKWLEIVPALQVLAVLGALKTIGAFAPLFQALGRPRFVTIVSAVRLAAIAALIYPLTQTMGIVGTGWAVLIGTAVTIPWSLTEAMKAVRGSLMQFVEAVWIAIAATGVMMAILLVALQLTASSNIVWAGGLIGLEGAAESVAGLVWLGGLATVGCLAYGSACLALDTMTGSKALTSLKRLAGISH, from the coding sequence TTGGCCTGTTCTGAGAGCAAGAAGATCGAAGACCCGAAGCCGGCAGCAATAGAGCCTGGAGCCGCGGGGGACCTTTCCCGGCGCGTGCTGAGCGCGGGCACGTGGACGATGGCAATGCGGGTGGTCGTCTCGGTGGCCGGGACGGCCCGTGTGATGGTGCTGGCCCGGCTCCTGGCGCCGGAGGACTTCGGCCTGATCAGCATCGCTCTGCTGGTCGTCGGTTTCCTCGATTCGATGGCGCAGACGGGCTTCGCGACGGCGCTGGTGCAGCGTAAGGGGGATATCAGGCCGTACCTGGATACCGCATGGACGGTCCAGCTGGTGCGCGGTGTTGTTCTGGCCGGGGCAGTTGCGCTCGCGGCGCCCGTGGTGTCGCGGTTCTTCGACTCGCCGGGGGCAGAGTCCATTGTGCGGACGATGGCGCTGGTGGTGCTGTTCAAAGGCCTGACGAACAGTGCGGTGGTCTACTTCCAGCGGGACCTGGAGTTCCGCAAGCAATCGGTCCTTCAGATCGTCCATACAATGTCGGACGTCGCCGTGAGCGTCGGTTTTGGGATCGCGCTGAGGGACGTGCGCGCCCTGGTTTACGGCGCGGTGGCGGCGAGCATCGCCCTGGTAGTCGTATCATTTATCGTACACCCATACCGTCCCAGGCCCAGGATCGACTTCGGGAAGGCGCGTGAGCTTTATAGCTACGGCAAATGGGTCTTCGGCACGAACGTACTCAAGTACTTCATCCTCAACGGCGACAACGCGTTTGTTGGACGCATGCTGGGCACGGTGGCGCTGGGACATTACCAGATGGCTTACCGCATTTCGCAGATGCCGGCAACGGAGGTGGGGGACCTTATCTCACGCATAATGTTTCCGGCGTGGTCCAAGATGCAGGAAGATGTGGACCGCCTGCGCGCGGCATATCTGAGAACGGTGCAGGTGTCCACACTAGTGACGCTACCGCTCGCCGGTGGGGTGCTTGTGCTGGCGGACGCTTTCACGCGCGTCGTTTTGACGGAGAAATGGCTGGAGATAGTGCCGGCGCTGCAAGTTCTGGCCGTGCTGGGGGCGTTGAAGACGATCGGCGCGTTCGCTCCGCTATTTCAGGCGCTCGGGCGGCCGCGGTTTGTGACCATTGTCTCGGCGGTAAGGCTCGCGGCAATCGCCGCGCTCATTTATCCGCTGACGCAGACAATGGGAATAGTAGGGACGGGCTGGGCAGTGCTGATCGGAACGGCGGTAACGATCCCATGGTCGCTCACGGAGGCGATGAAGGCTGTCCGCGGGTCGTTAATGCAGTTCGTTGAGGCGGTGTGGATAGCTATCGCGGCAACGGGGGTCATGATGGCCATCCTCCTCGTGGCGCTTCAGCTTACTGCCTCTTCGAATATTGTGTGGGCAGGAGGGCTGATTGGGCTGGAGGGCGCGGCGGAATCGGTGGCGGGGCTTGTGTGGCTGGGCGGCCTTGCCACGGTCGGGTGCCTGGCTTACGGCAGCGCCTGCCTGGCGCTGGACACAATGACCGGGTCTAAAGCGTTAACGAGCCTGAAAAGGCTTGCGGGTATCTCGCATTAG
- a CDS encoding class I SAM-dependent methyltransferase, translated as MDIEPGEGLRADQLRGERDSPNPPPRRRGHAPGQSHRGAACAVRRRSAHPRRRVRHPGREGSAVTRIWAVAAKASNAGWLRHTGWSEMEKTRKAAQKLGGRGAFDRESVEALYKDPTVVDSYDEERFTSIKGRIRHALDTDAVVALLAPVRPRAVLDMATGTGRFADAVSGRLRYATVVAADNSPLMLARARGRTKRPTYVNANAFSLPFADGSFDAVVTFLFVRHFKKEDRKLLHAEIRRVLRPGGTLVIDVANRRYHEKAIADRHVFDEIYTRDEFAAEMAEAGFKVESLLGVPVSWPGLNRAISIAPTVRGKVFVARTANRLLRSRTRPTNNSAIWVARCRRDS; from the coding sequence ATGGACATTGAACCGGGAGAGGGTCTCCGCGCTGATCAGCTCCGTGGAGAACGGGATTCTCCCAATCCCCCTCCGCGGCGGAGAGGACATGCTCCTGGTCAATCCCACCGCGGAGCCGCTTGCGCCGTTCGAAGGCGCAGCGCCCATCCCCGCCGGCGAGTACGCCATCCTGGCCGTGAAGGAAGCGCCGTCACGCGCATTTGGGCCGTTGCTGCCAAAGCTTCGAACGCAGGGTGGCTGAGGCACACCGGATGGAGTGAAATGGAAAAGACCCGCAAGGCTGCTCAAAAACTAGGTGGCAGAGGCGCATTCGACCGTGAGAGCGTCGAAGCCCTCTACAAGGACCCCACAGTCGTCGATTCCTACGACGAGGAGCGCTTCACGAGCATCAAGGGACGCATCCGACACGCCCTGGACACCGATGCCGTTGTGGCCCTGCTTGCGCCCGTGAGGCCCCGCGCCGTCCTGGACATGGCCACCGGCACCGGGCGCTTCGCCGATGCCGTATCCGGCCGCTTACGCTATGCTACGGTCGTGGCAGCGGACAATTCGCCGCTGATGCTTGCCAGGGCAAGAGGACGAACGAAGCGCCCCACCTACGTGAACGCCAATGCGTTCTCCCTGCCCTTCGCCGATGGGTCATTCGACGCGGTCGTGACCTTCCTTTTTGTGCGTCACTTCAAGAAAGAGGACCGCAAGCTGCTGCACGCGGAAATTCGCAGGGTGCTGAGACCCGGGGGGACCCTGGTTATCGACGTTGCCAACCGCCGGTACCATGAGAAGGCGATCGCAGACCGCCACGTGTTCGATGAAATCTACACGAGGGACGAGTTCGCAGCGGAGATGGCAGAGGCGGGGTTCAAAGTCGAAAGTCTCCTCGGTGTGCCCGTGAGCTGGCCCGGACTGAACCGGGCAATCTCAATCGCTCCCACGGTCCGCGGCAAAGTATTCGTGGCAAGGACGGCGAACCGCCTTCTCAGGTCACGGACCCGGCCGACAAACAACTCTGCTATCTGGGTTGCAAGGTGCCGAAGAGACTCCTGA
- a CDS encoding glycosyltransferase family 4 protein, whose protein sequence is MPKRLLIIGRKLDPYPPFDDAVKNATLLLADTLARQGVSVRVLSYWKGARYAARRARRNGVPYLIINRTRWPRILNRVISNSAVPRILCRAFRADAVYFHGAFLDLKARKAVHIYSHQHFDADMKVSRDTAVLAENDSIYERAKLAYPSNEVHLVYPGVDLAKFRPRTMSRPRKQVKFVFASSTVPEHDTREREIAVMESRGVFDIIKLTGALSARMPVETTMLWRKDTAVVDSFLAPAGPVKAVRRYVEDMNAFLDDFDFCFCLFKDDGNVKGIPQSMIECMAKGIPIVTYRDGPLGDLVREHGFGVTVSPGGGEGDIDALARAATVPEEYSRLSANAVATARRLFDIEATASKVADILFPRGAA, encoded by the coding sequence GTGCCGAAGAGACTCCTGATAATCGGCCGGAAGCTAGACCCGTATCCCCCGTTCGACGACGCAGTCAAGAACGCCACACTTCTGCTTGCGGACACGCTCGCCCGGCAAGGCGTCAGCGTGCGGGTGCTCTCGTACTGGAAAGGTGCCCGCTACGCCGCCCGCAGGGCGCGCAGAAACGGCGTGCCGTACCTCATCATCAACCGGACGCGCTGGCCCCGGATTCTAAACCGGGTCATCTCAAACAGCGCTGTGCCACGAATCCTCTGCCGCGCCTTTCGCGCGGATGCAGTCTATTTCCATGGCGCCTTCCTTGACCTGAAGGCGCGCAAAGCTGTGCATATCTATTCGCACCAGCACTTCGACGCGGACATGAAGGTTTCGAGAGACACCGCTGTTCTGGCTGAGAACGACTCGATCTACGAGCGCGCGAAGCTGGCATATCCCTCCAACGAGGTACACCTCGTCTATCCCGGCGTGGACCTCGCGAAGTTCAGGCCGCGCACGATGTCCCGGCCACGGAAGCAGGTCAAATTTGTCTTCGCGAGTTCGACAGTGCCGGAGCACGACACACGGGAGCGTGAGATTGCGGTGATGGAGAGCAGGGGAGTCTTCGATATCATAAAGCTCACGGGGGCGCTCTCCGCGAGGATGCCCGTCGAGACCACCATGCTCTGGCGCAAGGACACCGCGGTGGTAGACTCCTTCCTCGCTCCGGCAGGGCCTGTGAAGGCCGTGAGACGTTACGTCGAGGACATGAACGCCTTCCTCGACGACTTCGACTTCTGCTTTTGCCTTTTCAAGGACGACGGAAACGTCAAAGGCATACCGCAAAGCATGATCGAATGCATGGCCAAGGGGATTCCGATAGTGACATACCGGGACGGCCCTCTAGGGGACCTGGTCAGGGAGCACGGATTCGGCGTGACGGTGTCGCCGGGCGGCGGCGAAGGCGACATCGATGCACTTGCCCGAGCGGCGACGGTCCCCGAGGAATACTCCAGGCTCTCGGCCAACGCCGTCGCCACCGCCCGCCGCCTGTTCGATATTGAGGCAACAGCGTCAAAGGTCGCGGACATCCTGTTCCCGCGGGGCGCCGCGTGA
- a CDS encoding colanic acid biosynthesis glycosyltransferase WcaL encodes MKIAFVTSTFPSISQTFILSQVTALLDLDHDVRIFAFGAESGIVHEDVAERGLLDRTVYLVPPPGALRRYAAAAGMFPRIGPGNIGRVAGSLNPVANGPGVVNLRALYSWMPLAAGRPYDIVHCHFGGVGRRVVPAVPAVRPGAFVTTFYGHDVYRETQAAQGLYHRLAVQGDAFIALSGPMRQDLIALGLPEAKTFIHPLGIYSDRFRPRKRVSVPGPVEVITIARLVEKKGIEFALRAVAEYSSRPGALPLSYKIVGEGPLRTPLEATAAELGLGQCVRFLGAKSQRQVEDLIGEADVFLLPSVTAADGDKEGTPTTLIEAQAMGIPVLSTIHSGIPEIVEGGVTGFLAPERDVPALSSRLGQLVEDAELRSSMGMAGRARVLERYDARKLADRQVDIYRRLIKR; translated from the coding sequence GTGAAGATCGCGTTCGTCACGTCAACGTTCCCCAGCATCTCGCAGACCTTCATCCTGAGCCAGGTCACCGCGCTGCTCGACCTTGACCACGACGTGCGAATATTCGCATTCGGGGCGGAGAGCGGGATCGTTCACGAGGACGTGGCTGAGCGAGGGCTCCTGGACCGGACGGTCTACCTCGTACCTCCTCCGGGCGCCCTCCGGCGGTACGCCGCGGCTGCTGGCATGTTCCCTCGCATTGGGCCAGGTAATATCGGGCGGGTCGCCGGCTCTTTGAATCCCGTTGCGAACGGTCCCGGCGTTGTGAACCTGAGGGCCTTGTATTCGTGGATGCCGCTGGCCGCAGGGCGACCATACGATATCGTGCACTGCCACTTCGGCGGCGTGGGCAGGCGGGTTGTGCCCGCGGTGCCGGCGGTCCGGCCTGGAGCGTTCGTAACAACCTTCTACGGTCACGACGTCTATCGCGAGACCCAGGCCGCCCAAGGGCTGTACCACCGGCTAGCAGTGCAAGGAGATGCGTTCATTGCACTGTCCGGTCCCATGAGGCAGGACCTCATAGCCCTGGGGTTGCCTGAGGCAAAGACCTTCATCCATCCGCTCGGCATATACTCCGACCGGTTCCGGCCGCGAAAGCGCGTCTCCGTTCCGGGGCCCGTAGAGGTAATCACGATCGCGCGGCTTGTGGAAAAGAAGGGGATAGAGTTCGCATTGAGGGCGGTCGCGGAATATTCGTCCCGGCCAGGCGCACTTCCGCTGTCCTACAAAATTGTGGGCGAAGGACCGTTGCGCACTCCACTGGAGGCGACGGCCGCGGAACTGGGCCTTGGGCAGTGCGTCCGATTCCTCGGTGCAAAATCGCAGCGCCAGGTAGAGGATCTCATAGGGGAGGCCGACGTGTTCCTGTTGCCCAGCGTCACCGCGGCGGACGGCGACAAAGAGGGCACACCGACCACGTTGATCGAGGCGCAGGCAATGGGCATACCTGTGCTTTCAACCATTCACAGCGGCATCCCCGAAATCGTTGAAGGTGGCGTCACGGGCTTCCTGGCGCCGGAGCGCGACGTGCCGGCGCTCTCCTCCAGGTTAGGGCAGCTTGTCGAGGACGCCGAATTGCGCTCCAGCATGGGAATGGCAGGGCGCGCACGCGTTCTGGAGCGGTACGACGCCCGGAAGCTTGCCGACAGGCAGGTGGACATATATCGGCGGCTGATAAAGAGATGA
- a CDS encoding glycosyltransferase, translated as MTSTTPPFVSVIIPVYNNTDGIHKAITALMAQTYPADRFEVVVADNNSNDGTGAIVDTLAERYPGRVRRVVESRVQTSYAARNKGIEEARGEVFAFTDSDCIPDARWIEAGVAGLVREDAACGGGGVEFTFHRERPNVYEYFDSARKLNQRSYVVDSGFAATANFFARARLFTDYGPFLGDLVSGGDYEFGRRVTARGEKLIYIEDAVVGHPARRTYREIVKKSRRVAQGQRQLAQRGLLKRPRAGWRQILPARSWPKDGKWDRTLTLIEKAQLLWVQTAIRWSTARVKAEG; from the coding sequence ATGACTTCTACGACACCCCCGTTCGTCTCCGTGATTATCCCCGTCTACAACAACACGGACGGCATTCACAAGGCTATCACCGCCCTCATGGCCCAGACCTACCCAGCGGACCGCTTCGAGGTTGTTGTCGCCGACAACAACTCGAACGACGGCACCGGCGCCATTGTGGACACCCTTGCGGAGCGCTATCCAGGGCGTGTGCGCCGCGTAGTGGAATCGCGCGTGCAAACATCCTACGCGGCGCGGAACAAGGGAATCGAGGAGGCCAGGGGGGAAGTCTTCGCCTTCACGGACTCCGATTGCATCCCTGACGCGCGCTGGATTGAAGCGGGCGTTGCGGGGCTGGTGCGTGAAGACGCAGCATGCGGCGGAGGCGGGGTTGAGTTCACGTTTCATCGGGAGCGCCCGAACGTGTACGAATACTTCGATTCAGCGCGCAAGCTCAACCAGCGCAGCTACGTGGTGGATTCCGGCTTCGCGGCAACCGCGAACTTCTTTGCCAGGGCTCGCCTGTTCACAGACTACGGGCCATTTCTCGGCGACCTGGTGTCCGGCGGCGACTACGAGTTCGGCCGGCGCGTGACCGCCCGTGGTGAGAAGCTTATATACATTGAAGACGCCGTCGTCGGTCACCCGGCGCGGCGCACATACAGGGAAATAGTCAAGAAGAGCAGGCGGGTGGCCCAGGGCCAGCGACAGCTTGCTCAGCGCGGCCTCCTCAAGCGGCCGCGAGCCGGATGGAGGCAGATCCTTCCGGCCAGGTCGTGGCCGAAGGACGGCAAGTGGGACCGCACCCTTACGCTCATCGAGAAGGCACAGCTTTTATGGGTCCAGACCGCCATCCGCTGGTCGACCGCCCGAGTGAAGGCGGAGGGCTAG
- a CDS encoding glycosyltransferase family 2 protein, whose translation MQSNGPKVRVIIPTHNRAHLVSRSIDSVLAQTFADFELLVVDDASSDGTEGVVKAIADPRVRYLRHEQNRGASGARNTGLANMRGTYVAFLDDDDEWLPTKLEEQVSQLDSEPADVGMVYCWMDYFDEDGKLVGETHPTLKGYVFDQLLDRQRLAGCPTLLVRAEVAREMGGFDERLVRGNDGDFIRRVCLRYKVDVLPKVLVKVHVGHGPRLTSSTARGIAADARGVEIRLEKFKAQYARRPRERGATLRHLAVLEARLGRRRSAWRNFMRGATLSPEPGRLFFDLARFVKANVGR comes from the coding sequence ATGCAGTCCAACGGACCAAAGGTAAGAGTCATAATCCCCACCCACAACCGGGCGCACCTGGTGAGCCGCTCAATAGACAGCGTGCTGGCGCAGACGTTCGCCGACTTCGAGCTGCTGGTCGTCGATGATGCATCGAGCGATGGCACGGAGGGGGTGGTCAAGGCCATAGCGGACCCTCGCGTCCGCTATCTCCGGCACGAGCAGAACCGCGGCGCGTCCGGAGCCCGGAATACTGGCCTGGCGAACATGCGCGGAACGTACGTTGCGTTCCTCGACGATGACGACGAGTGGTTGCCGACCAAGCTGGAGGAGCAGGTCAGTCAGCTGGATTCCGAGCCCGCGGACGTTGGGATGGTCTACTGCTGGATGGACTATTTCGACGAGGATGGCAAGCTGGTCGGCGAGACCCACCCGACGCTGAAGGGTTACGTCTTCGACCAGCTCCTGGACAGGCAGCGGCTGGCAGGTTGCCCTACGCTACTCGTGAGGGCGGAAGTCGCGCGGGAAATGGGCGGGTTCGACGAACGCCTCGTTAGAGGGAACGACGGCGACTTCATTCGCCGGGTCTGTCTGCGGTACAAGGTCGACGTGCTCCCGAAGGTGCTGGTTAAGGTGCATGTGGGACACGGCCCCCGCCTCACGAGCTCAACGGCCAGGGGCATAGCAGCCGACGCCAGGGGAGTGGAAATCCGCCTGGAGAAGTTCAAGGCGCAATATGCCCGGCGACCCCGCGAACGAGGGGCAACGCTGCGCCACCTGGCGGTCCTGGAGGCCCGTCTGGGGAGGCGCCGCTCGGCGTGGCGGAATTTTATGCGCGGCGCTACTCTTTCGCCGGAGCCGGGCAGGCTGTTTTTCGACCTCGCCAGGTTCGTGAAGGCCAACGTTGGCCGCTGA
- a CDS encoding glycosyltransferase family 2 protein, translating into MAAERPPLNEGIVRPAPLVTAAITTFRRPHILAGALKSALRQTYRNIEVIVVDDFSQDETEAVVAEAGNGRARYIRHYSNRGLGASRNTALDAASGMYIAYLDDDDEWLPEKVEKQVSVAEGVAPDCAVVYCGGRIAARDGRILSTSLPAFRGPIQDFVASGRLSTIPSTPLFRTDLLRRVGGYDATLPSHLDHDVWMSMALAGLRADYVNEPLVTVGAPTGRRMTSDTEARWKATAMYFKKWRPHLVEWMGEKGAARYETAYFMRVMGAAGRDALRSGRYRNGIGALARVVRRWPARPEAYITGGRAIAGAVYDLRPARRG; encoded by the coding sequence TTGGCCGCTGAGCGACCGCCTTTGAACGAGGGCATCGTTCGTCCCGCGCCGCTTGTGACAGCCGCGATCACGACCTTTCGGCGGCCGCACATTCTGGCAGGGGCGCTGAAAAGCGCGTTACGGCAGACGTACCGGAACATCGAGGTAATCGTCGTCGACGACTTCTCACAGGACGAAACGGAGGCAGTAGTGGCGGAAGCCGGCAACGGGCGGGCGCGGTACATCAGGCATTACAGCAACCGGGGGCTCGGGGCCTCGCGCAACACGGCCCTGGATGCTGCGAGCGGGATGTACATCGCGTACCTGGACGATGACGACGAGTGGCTTCCTGAAAAGGTTGAAAAGCAGGTATCTGTCGCGGAGGGCGTGGCCCCTGACTGTGCCGTTGTTTACTGCGGCGGAAGAATAGCGGCCCGCGACGGTCGCATCCTTTCAACCTCTCTCCCGGCTTTCCGGGGTCCTATCCAGGATTTCGTAGCGTCCGGCCGGCTGAGCACAATTCCATCGACGCCCCTTTTCAGGACTGACCTGCTTCGACGCGTAGGCGGGTACGATGCGACGCTCCCGAGTCACCTCGACCACGATGTATGGATGTCGATGGCCCTCGCCGGCCTGCGAGCGGACTACGTCAACGAGCCGCTCGTGACGGTCGGAGCGCCCACAGGGAGGAGGATGACGAGCGACACGGAGGCCCGATGGAAGGCCACCGCCATGTACTTCAAGAAATGGCGACCGCACCTGGTCGAATGGATGGGCGAGAAGGGCGCGGCGCGTTACGAGACGGCGTACTTCATGCGGGTGATGGGCGCAGCAGGGCGGGACGCGCTTCGTTCGGGGCGCTACCGCAACGGTATCGGCGCTCTGGCCAGGGTGGTGCGGCGCTGGCCGGCCAGGCCGGAGGCCTACATCACCGGGGGTCGCGCAATTGCCGGCGCAGTTTACGATCTGAGACCGGCGCGCCGTGGCTGA